Proteins encoded together in one Syntrophorhabdaceae bacterium window:
- a CDS encoding nitroreductase yields MELQKIIKERKSIRAFKPDAVSKEIVEEILKIATNAPSAINLQPWEFYVVMGEEKARLSRRLLKSYREKQISCSPGNVKPLAEEFSKRGVASFELMNPYLEKMNQNFNLFINEGSCNFYGAPVAIILCLDNAFSKARLVDIGIILGFITLIAYDLGLGTCPIGLISAYEDDIKELLNIPENKDIVIGLALGHPDWTSPVNEFKTPRDSLDSFVKWID; encoded by the coding sequence ATGGAACTTCAAAAGATAATAAAAGAGAGAAAGAGCATCAGGGCTTTTAAGCCCGATGCAGTCTCAAAAGAGATTGTAGAGGAGATCCTTAAGATTGCCACAAATGCGCCCTCTGCCATCAACCTACAGCCCTGGGAGTTTTATGTAGTCATGGGTGAAGAAAAGGCAAGACTGAGCAGGAGGCTTTTGAAATCTTATAGGGAAAAGCAGATATCATGTAGCCCCGGTAATGTAAAACCTCTTGCCGAAGAGTTCAGTAAGAGAGGTGTTGCTTCCTTTGAACTCATGAACCCTTACCTTGAAAAGATGAATCAAAATTTTAATCTTTTTATTAATGAAGGGAGCTGTAATTTTTATGGAGCCCCTGTGGCGATAATCCTATGTTTAGATAATGCCTTTTCAAAGGCACGTCTTGTGGATATTGGCATTATACTGGGCTTTATAACCTTGATTGCCTATGACTTAGGCTTAGGGACTTGCCCAATTGGACTTATCTCCGCTTATGAAGATGACATAAAAGAGCTTCTCAATATACCTGAAAATAAAGATATAGTCATAGGCTTAGCCCTTGGTCATCCTGACTGGACAAGCCCAGTCAATGAGTTCAAAACCCCCAGGGACAGCCTTGACA